A single genomic interval of Balaenoptera musculus isolate JJ_BM4_2016_0621 chromosome 14, mBalMus1.pri.v3, whole genome shotgun sequence harbors:
- the TOP3B gene encoding DNA topoisomerase 3-beta-1 isoform X1 gives MKTVLMVAEKPSLAQSIARILSRGSMSSRKGLNGTCSVHEYTGTFTGQLVRFKMTSVCGHVMTLDFLGKYNKWDKVDPAELFSQAPTEKKEANPKLNMVKFLQVEGKGCDYIVLWLDCDKEGENICFEVLDAVLPVMNQAHSSEKTVFRARFSSITDTDICTAMVRLGEPDHNEALSVDARQELDLRIGCAFTRFQTKYFQGKYGNLDSSLISFGPCQTPTLGFCVERHDKIQSFKPETYWVLQAKVDADKDRSLLLDWDRVRVFDREIAQMFLNTTKLEKEAQVEATSRKEKAKQRPLALNTVEMLRVASSSLGMGPQHAMQTAERLYTQGYISYPRTETTHYPESFDLKGPLRQQANHPYWADTVKQLLAEGINRPRKGHDAGDHPPITPMKSATEAELGGEAWRLYEYITRHFIATISHDCKYLQSTISFRIGPERFTCTGKTVISPGFTEIMPWQSVPLEESLPTCQRGDTFAVAEVKMLEKQTSPPDYLTEAELITLMEKHGIGTDASIPVHINNICQRNYVVVESGRRLKPTNLGIVLVHGYYKIDAELVLPTIRSAVEKQLNLIAQGKADYRQVLGHTLDVFKRKFHYFVDSIAGMDELMEVSFSPLAATGKPLSRCGKCHRFMKYIQAKPSRLHCSHCDETYTLPQNGTIKLYKELRCPLDDFELVLWSSGSRGKSYPLCPYCSNHPPFRDMKKGTGCNECTHPTCQHSLSMLGIGQCVECESGVLVLDPTSGPKWRVACNRCNVVAHCFENAHRVRVSADTCGTCEAALLDVDFNKARSPLPGDGTQHTGCVFCDPIFQELVELKHAASCHPMHRGPGRRQGRGRGRGRRPAGKPGTRRPKDKMSALAAYFV, from the exons GAAAGTACAACAAGTGGGACAAGGTGGACCCCGCCGAGCTGTTCAGCCAGGCCCCAACGGAGAAGAAGGAGGCCAACCCCAAGCTGAACATGGTGAAGTTCCTGCAG GTGGAGGGCAAAGGCTGTGACTACATCGTACTGTGGCTGGACTGCGACAAGGAGGGAGAGAACATCTGCTTCGAG GTCCTGGACGCGGTGCTGCCTGTCATGAATCAGGCCCACAGCAGCGAGAAGACAGTGTTCCGGGCCCGGTTCAGCTCCATCACAGACACAGACATCTGCACTGCCATGGTCCGCCTGGGCGAGCCCGACCACAACGAGGCACTCTCAGTGGACGCACGGCAGGAGCTGGACCTGCGCATCGGCTGCGCCTTCACCAG GTTTCAGACTAAATACTTCCAGGGGAAATACGGCAACCTAGACAGCTCGCTTATCTCCTTCGGGCCATGCCAGACCCCCACGCTGGGCTTCTGTGTGGAGAGACATGATAAAATCCAGTCCTTCAAACCGGAGACCTACTGGGTGCTGCAGGCCAAG GTGGATGCCGATAAGGACCGATCCCTCCTTTTGGACTGGGACCGAGTGCGCGTGTTCGACCGGGAGATCGCACAGATGTTCCTGAATACGACCAAGCTGGAGAAGGAGGCCCAG GTGGAGGCCACGAGCAGGAAGGAGAAGGCCAAGCAGAGGCCACTGGCCCTGAACACTGTGGAGATGCTGCGTGTGGCCAGCTCTTCCCTGG GGATGGGCCCACAGCACGCCATGCAGACCGCAGAGCGGCTCTACACGCAGGGCTACATCAGCTACCCGCGCACCGAGACCACCCACTACCCCGAGAGCTTCGACCTGAAGGGCCCTCTGCGGCAACAGGCCAACCACCCCTACTGGGCCGACACG GTGAAGCAGCTGTTAGCGGAAGGTATCAACCGCCCACGGAAAGGCCACGACGCTGGCGACCATCCCCCCATCACCCCCATGAAGTCTGCCACGGAGGCTGAATTAG GCGGCGAGGCCTGGCGGCTGTACGAGTACATCACCAGGCACTTCATCGCCACGATCAGCCACGACTGCAAGTACCTGCAGAGCACCATCTCCTTCCGGATCGGGCCTGAGCGCTTCACCTGCACGGGCAAGACCGTCATCTCCCCAG GTTTCACGGAGATCATGCCTTGGCAGAGTGTGCCCCTGGAGGAGAGCCTGCCCACCTGCCAGAGGGGCGACACCTTCGCCGTGGCTGAGGTCAAGATGCTGGAGAAGCAGACGAGCCCCCCTGACTACCTGACGGAGGCCGAGCTCATCACGCTCATGGAGAAGCATGGCATTG GGACGGATGCCAGCATCCCCGTACACATCAACAACATCTGCCAGCGTAACTACGTGGTCGTGGAGAGTGGGCGCCGGCTCAAGCCCACCAACCTTGGTATTGTACTGGTGCACGGCTACTACAAGATTG ATGCGGAGCTGGTGCTCCCCACCATTCGCAGTGCAGTGGAGAAGCAGCTGAACCTGATCGCCCAGGGTAAAGCCGACTACCGCCAAGTCCTGGGCCACACCCTGGACGTCTTCAAGAGGAAGTTCCACTACTTCGTGGACTCCATCGCGG GCATGGATGAGCTGATGGAGGTGTCCTTCTCACCCCTGGCGGCCACCGGCAAGCCCCTTTCCCGCTGTGGGAAGTGCCACCGGTTCATGAAGTACATCCAG GCCAAGCCAAGCCGCCTGCACTGCTCCCACTGTGATGAGACCTACACCCTCCCCCAGAACGGCACCATCAAGCTCTACAAGGAGCTCCGGTGCCCGCTGGACGACTTCGAGCTGGTTCTGTGGTCATCAGGCTCGCGGGGCAAGAGCTACCCGCTGTGCCCATATTGCTCCAACCACCCACCTTTCCGAGACATGAAGAAAG GCACAGGCTGCAACGAGTGCACACACCCCACCTGCCAGCACTCGCTAAGCATGCTGGGCATTGGCCAGTGCGTGGAGTGCGAGAGCGGTGTGCTGGTGCTCGACCCCACCTCAGGCCCCAAGTGGCGGGTGGCCTGCAACAGGTGCAATGTGGTGGCGCACTGCTTCGAGAATGCCCACCGCGTGCGTGTGTCTGCCGACACCTGCGGCACCTGCGAGGCCGCCCTGCTGGACGTCGACTTCAACAAGGCCAGGTCCCCACTGCCGGGCGACGGCACGCAGCACACGGGCTGCGTCTTCTGCGACCCCATCTTCCAGGAGCTGGTGGAGCTGAAGCACGCAGCCTCCTGCCACCCCATGCACCGCGGGCCTGGGAGGAGGcagggccggggccggggccggggccggagGCCAGCGGGGAAGCCAGGCACCAGGAGGCCCAAGGACAAGATGTCGGCCCTGGCCGCCTACTTCGTGTGA
- the TOP3B gene encoding DNA topoisomerase 3-beta-1 isoform X2 — protein MNQAHSSEKTVFRARFSSITDTDICTAMVRLGEPDHNEALSVDARQELDLRIGCAFTRFQTKYFQGKYGNLDSSLISFGPCQTPTLGFCVERHDKIQSFKPETYWVLQAKVDADKDRSLLLDWDRVRVFDREIAQMFLNTTKLEKEAQVEATSRKEKAKQRPLALNTVEMLRVASSSLGMGPQHAMQTAERLYTQGYISYPRTETTHYPESFDLKGPLRQQANHPYWADTVKQLLAEGINRPRKGHDAGDHPPITPMKSATEAELGGEAWRLYEYITRHFIATISHDCKYLQSTISFRIGPERFTCTGKTVISPGFTEIMPWQSVPLEESLPTCQRGDTFAVAEVKMLEKQTSPPDYLTEAELITLMEKHGIGTDASIPVHINNICQRNYVVVESGRRLKPTNLGIVLVHGYYKIDAELVLPTIRSAVEKQLNLIAQGKADYRQVLGHTLDVFKRKFHYFVDSIAGMDELMEVSFSPLAATGKPLSRCGKCHRFMKYIQAKPSRLHCSHCDETYTLPQNGTIKLYKELRCPLDDFELVLWSSGSRGKSYPLCPYCSNHPPFRDMKKGTGCNECTHPTCQHSLSMLGIGQCVECESGVLVLDPTSGPKWRVACNRCNVVAHCFENAHRVRVSADTCGTCEAALLDVDFNKARSPLPGDGTQHTGCVFCDPIFQELVELKHAASCHPMHRGPGRRQGRGRGRGRRPAGKPGTRRPKDKMSALAAYFV, from the exons ATGAATCAGGCCCACAGCAGCGAGAAGACAGTGTTCCGGGCCCGGTTCAGCTCCATCACAGACACAGACATCTGCACTGCCATGGTCCGCCTGGGCGAGCCCGACCACAACGAGGCACTCTCAGTGGACGCACGGCAGGAGCTGGACCTGCGCATCGGCTGCGCCTTCACCAG GTTTCAGACTAAATACTTCCAGGGGAAATACGGCAACCTAGACAGCTCGCTTATCTCCTTCGGGCCATGCCAGACCCCCACGCTGGGCTTCTGTGTGGAGAGACATGATAAAATCCAGTCCTTCAAACCGGAGACCTACTGGGTGCTGCAGGCCAAG GTGGATGCCGATAAGGACCGATCCCTCCTTTTGGACTGGGACCGAGTGCGCGTGTTCGACCGGGAGATCGCACAGATGTTCCTGAATACGACCAAGCTGGAGAAGGAGGCCCAG GTGGAGGCCACGAGCAGGAAGGAGAAGGCCAAGCAGAGGCCACTGGCCCTGAACACTGTGGAGATGCTGCGTGTGGCCAGCTCTTCCCTGG GGATGGGCCCACAGCACGCCATGCAGACCGCAGAGCGGCTCTACACGCAGGGCTACATCAGCTACCCGCGCACCGAGACCACCCACTACCCCGAGAGCTTCGACCTGAAGGGCCCTCTGCGGCAACAGGCCAACCACCCCTACTGGGCCGACACG GTGAAGCAGCTGTTAGCGGAAGGTATCAACCGCCCACGGAAAGGCCACGACGCTGGCGACCATCCCCCCATCACCCCCATGAAGTCTGCCACGGAGGCTGAATTAG GCGGCGAGGCCTGGCGGCTGTACGAGTACATCACCAGGCACTTCATCGCCACGATCAGCCACGACTGCAAGTACCTGCAGAGCACCATCTCCTTCCGGATCGGGCCTGAGCGCTTCACCTGCACGGGCAAGACCGTCATCTCCCCAG GTTTCACGGAGATCATGCCTTGGCAGAGTGTGCCCCTGGAGGAGAGCCTGCCCACCTGCCAGAGGGGCGACACCTTCGCCGTGGCTGAGGTCAAGATGCTGGAGAAGCAGACGAGCCCCCCTGACTACCTGACGGAGGCCGAGCTCATCACGCTCATGGAGAAGCATGGCATTG GGACGGATGCCAGCATCCCCGTACACATCAACAACATCTGCCAGCGTAACTACGTGGTCGTGGAGAGTGGGCGCCGGCTCAAGCCCACCAACCTTGGTATTGTACTGGTGCACGGCTACTACAAGATTG ATGCGGAGCTGGTGCTCCCCACCATTCGCAGTGCAGTGGAGAAGCAGCTGAACCTGATCGCCCAGGGTAAAGCCGACTACCGCCAAGTCCTGGGCCACACCCTGGACGTCTTCAAGAGGAAGTTCCACTACTTCGTGGACTCCATCGCGG GCATGGATGAGCTGATGGAGGTGTCCTTCTCACCCCTGGCGGCCACCGGCAAGCCCCTTTCCCGCTGTGGGAAGTGCCACCGGTTCATGAAGTACATCCAG GCCAAGCCAAGCCGCCTGCACTGCTCCCACTGTGATGAGACCTACACCCTCCCCCAGAACGGCACCATCAAGCTCTACAAGGAGCTCCGGTGCCCGCTGGACGACTTCGAGCTGGTTCTGTGGTCATCAGGCTCGCGGGGCAAGAGCTACCCGCTGTGCCCATATTGCTCCAACCACCCACCTTTCCGAGACATGAAGAAAG GCACAGGCTGCAACGAGTGCACACACCCCACCTGCCAGCACTCGCTAAGCATGCTGGGCATTGGCCAGTGCGTGGAGTGCGAGAGCGGTGTGCTGGTGCTCGACCCCACCTCAGGCCCCAAGTGGCGGGTGGCCTGCAACAGGTGCAATGTGGTGGCGCACTGCTTCGAGAATGCCCACCGCGTGCGTGTGTCTGCCGACACCTGCGGCACCTGCGAGGCCGCCCTGCTGGACGTCGACTTCAACAAGGCCAGGTCCCCACTGCCGGGCGACGGCACGCAGCACACGGGCTGCGTCTTCTGCGACCCCATCTTCCAGGAGCTGGTGGAGCTGAAGCACGCAGCCTCCTGCCACCCCATGCACCGCGGGCCTGGGAGGAGGcagggccggggccggggccggggccggagGCCAGCGGGGAAGCCAGGCACCAGGAGGCCCAAGGACAAGATGTCGGCCCTGGCCGCCTACTTCGTGTGA
- the PPM1F gene encoding protein phosphatase 1F — translation MKTNDPAAAPRDALGMASETPQHNSQKAEENPSFLDVLLRDFPAPLGPESPLPWKVPGTMLSQEEVEGELAELAMGFLSSRSAPPPLAACLAHEAVSQLLQTDLSEFRKLPEQEEEEAPVTLLDAVGLARSLFDRLWEVCSRWQKQVPVAARVPQRQWLVSVHAIRNARRRMEDRHVCLPAFNLLFGLSDSVDRAYFAVFDGHGGVDAVRYASVHVHAVAAHRPELPTDPTGALRAAFRCTDEMFLWKARRERLQSGTTGVCALIAGNTLHVAWLGDSQVVLVQQGQVVKLMEPHRPERQDEKDRIEALGGFVSHMDCWRVNGTLAVSRAIGDVFQKPYVSGEADTASRELTGSEDYLLLACDGFFDVVPHQEVAGLVRSHLVGQQGSGLHVAEELVAAARERGSHDNITVMVVFLRDPRDLLEPETDAVPRS, via the exons ATGAAGACCAACGACCCAGCAGCAGCCCCCCGGGATGCTCTGGGCATGGCCTCGGAAACCCCACAGCACAATAgccagaaggcagaggagaaCCCCAGCTTCCTGGACGTGCTCCTCCGCGACTTCCCAGCCCCGCTGGGCCCGGAGAGCCCTTTGCCGTGGAAGGTCCCAGGGACGATGCTGAGCCAGGAGGAGGTGGAAGGCGAGCTGGCTGAGCTGGCCATGGGCTTCCTGAGCAGCAG GAGCGCTCCGCCGCCACTTGCTGCCTGCCTGGCCCACGAGGCAGTTTCCCAGCTGCTGCAGACGGACCTTTCTGAGTTCAGGAAGTTGccggagcaggaggaggaggaggcccctGTGACCC TGCTGGACGCTGTGGGCCTGGCGCGGAGCCTCTTTGACCGGCTCTGGGAAGTGTGCAGCCGGTGGCAGAAGCAGGTGCCCGTGGCTGCCCGGGTCCCACAGCGGCAGTGGCTGGTCTCCGTGCACGCCATCCGCAACGCCCGCCGCAGGATGGAGGACCGGCACGTGTGCCTCCCTGCCTTCAACCTGCTCTTTGGCCTATCG GACTCTGTGGACCGTGCCTACTTTGCCGTGTTCGATGGGCACGGAGGGGTGGATGCTGTGAGGTACGCATCTGTGCACGTGCACGCTGTCGCTGCCCACCGACCGGAGCTGCCCACTGACCCCACGGGGGCCCTGCGAGCAGCCTTCCGCTGCACCGATGAGATGTTCCTTTGGAAAGCCAGGCGAGAG CGGCTGCAGAGCGGCACTACAGGGGTGTGCGCGCTCATCGCCGGGAACACCCTGCACGTGGCCTGGCTCGGGGACTCCCAGGTGGTCCTGGTGCAGCAGGGGCAGGTGGTGAAGCTGATGGAGCCACACAGACCTGAGCGGCAG GACGAGAAGGACCGCATCGAGGCACTGGGTGGCTTCGTGTCCCACATGGACTGCTGGAGGGTCAACGGGACCCTGGCTGTCTCCAGAGCCATCG GGGACGTCTTCCAGAAGCCCTATGTATCTGGGGAGGCGGACACGGCCTCGCGGGAGCTGACGGGCTCCGAGGACTACCTGCTGCTGGCCTGCGATGGCTTCTTCGACGTGGTCCCCCACCAGGAGGTGGCCGGCCTCGTGCGGAGCCACCTGGTCGGGCAGCAGGGCAGCGGGCTGCACGTGGCTGAGGAGCTGGTGGCTGCCGCCCGGGAGCGGGGCTCCCACGACAACATCACGGTCATGGTGGTCTTCCTCCGGGACCCCCGAGACCTGCTGGAGCCAGAGACTGACGCTGTGCCGAGAAGCTAG